Proteins co-encoded in one Coregonus clupeaformis isolate EN_2021a chromosome 5, ASM2061545v1, whole genome shotgun sequence genomic window:
- the LOC123485526 gene encoding olfactory receptor 4Q2-like: MDNNMSLPSHILKIQGFEISQTFMYPFFFSMLFVYLSLLVSNIGVLVVIITERSLHKPMYILFCNLSVNDLIGNTVLLPRLMADIVSTERFITYSQCVAQAFFSHTFGSAAHMILTIMAFDRYVAICYPLRYTSIMTTKTVVTLSVSAWGASLVLVSVLLGLTIRLSRCSSIILNAYCDNASLFKLSCEDVSINNIYGLFFTVLLFTSSMGSIAVTYFRIAVICWTKKSKEMNNRALQTCASHLVLYLIMLWSGFLTIILHRFPDYPYLRKLAYVLFHSRPC; the protein is encoded by the coding sequence atggacaacaacatgtCATTACCAAGCCATATCCTTAAAATACAgggttttgaaatctcacagacATTCATGTATCCATTTTTTTTCTCCATGCTGTTTGTTTATCTCTCCCTCCTTGTTTCTAACATTGGAGTCCTGGTTGTCATCATCACAGAGAGAAGCTTGCACAAACCAATGTACATCCTCTTCTGTAACCTGTCTGTTAATGACCTGATTGGCAACACTGTCTTGTTGCCTCGCCTCATGGCTGATATTGTTTCAACTGAGAGGTTTATCACGTACAGCCAATGTGTTGCTCAGGCCTTTTTCAGTCACACGTTTGGATCAGCCGCACATATGATACTGACCATTATGGCCTTTGACAGGTATGTGGCCATATGTTACCCTTTAAGGTACACATCAATAATGACAACCAAAACTGTAGTTACGCTGTCTGTGTCTGCTTGGGGGGCTTCCCTTGTGTTAGTGTCTGTCCTACTGGGTCTCACCATAAGGCTATCCCGCTGCAGTTCAATCATTCTGAATGCTTATTGTGACAACGCATCGTTGTTCAAGCTATCCTGTGAGGACGTTTCAATCAATAACATTTATGGGCTTTTTTTCACTGTGCTGCTCTTTACTTCTTCAATGGGAAGCATAGCTGTCACTTATTTCAGGATTGCTGTGATTTGCTGGACCAAGAAAAGCAAGGAGATGAACAACAGAGCATTGCAGACCTGTGCAAGCCACCTGGTGCTGTATCTCATTATGCTGTGGAGTGGGTTTCTAACCATCATACTGCATCGCTTTCCAGACTATCCATATTTGAGAAAACTGGCTTACGTTCTATTTCATAGTCGCCCCTGCTAA